A window of the Phragmites australis chromosome 20, lpPhrAust1.1, whole genome shotgun sequence genome harbors these coding sequences:
- the LOC133902000 gene encoding L-type lectin-domain containing receptor kinase IX.1-like, protein MAAARSAPFPLALICLHCLFALCIHVPSASSLEFSFNFSKTGDPCGGELVCTGEAYFASSMIELTRNDKNNNDGEGRVWHTTPVPLWNSVTGEVASFTTAFSFMVTADPGCKIWGDGIAFFLAHYSSDSILEKNTSGGLLGLFNDSNNFNVTGDNQVVSIEFDTFHNEEWDTSSQHVGIHVNSVKSTALASMDTSLPGIKSLTSDSAMTAVVHYDNGAKSLTVDLQANGDTNWYHINATVDLRTSLPEEVAVGFSAATGMAGELHRILSWSFNSTLEKTAASIAALPAPAFQPPPAVAPSDLIPPVKSEPSTNILFEVLVPILAVSVAAIPGLLLWLRHKRRRNVQPNQATNNGIEPNEEHDEADFERGVARPRRYHYRELATATGDFADKNMLGRGGFGSVYQGRLQSDVNYGQQVAIKKFSAESSQGRREFEAEVRIISRLRHRNLVQLLGWCDSPKGLLLVYELVPEGSLDKHIHDNKRLLTWSERYKIILGLGSALRYLHQEWEQCVVHGDIKPSNIMLDSSYNAKLGDFGLARLVDHGTGLRTTMHVLGTAGYIDPEFVNTRRPSTESDVYSFGIVLLEIVSGRPPVFLPEGEAPFLLLKWVRSLYSQGATLDAVDPRLRGDEDDERQMERALVVGLWCARHDPAERPSIAQAMLVLQSEDTRLPAISPQMSKLAAMPSVLSVPERRVSGSSFSSGVRSSTTTSTTTRSSESFATDRTYPRPVPW, encoded by the exons ATGGCTGCCGCGAGATCTGCCCCCTTTCCTCTCGCATTGATCTGCCTCCACTGCTTGTTCGCGCTTTGCATCCACGTACCTTCCGCTTCCTCGCTTGAATTCAGCTTCAACTTTTCCAAGACCGGAGACCCctgcggcggcgagctcgtgTGCACGGGCGAAGCGTACTTCGCCAGCTCCATGATTGAGCTGACAAGAAACGACAAGAACAACAACGACGGAGAAGGCCGGGTGTGGCACACGACACCGGTGCCGCTCTGGAACTCCGTCACCGGCGAGGTAGCAAGCTTCACCACGGCATTCTCCTTTATGGTCACGGCGGACCCAGGCTGCAAGATCTGGGGCGATGGTATTGCCTTCTTCCTCGCTCATTACTCGTCCGACAGCATCCTGGAAAAAAATACAAGCGGCGGGCTCCTCGGCCTTTTCAACGACAGCAACAACTTCAACGTGACGGGTGATAATCAGGTCGTCTCTATCGAGTTCGACACATTCCATAACGAGGAATGGGACACAAGCAGCCAGCACGTCGGCATCCACGTCAACTCAGTCAAGTCGACGGCGTTGGCGTCCATGGACACGAGCTTGCCGGGAATCAAGAGCCTCACATCCGATTCCGCAATGACCGCCGTGGTGCATTACGACAATGGGGCGAAGTCGTTAACTGTCGATCTTCAAGCCAACGGCGACACTAATTGGTACCACATCAACGCGACTGTTGACCTGAGGACAAGCTTGCCAGAGGAGGTGGCCGTCGGTTTCTCTGCAGCGACGGGCATGGCGGGCGAGCTGCACCGGATACTGTCATGGTCGTTCAATTCGACGCTTGAAAAGACAGCGGCTTCGATAGCCGCACTACCTGCACCAGCATTTCAACCAC CTCCCGCTGTGGCTCCATCCGATCTGATTCCACCCGTCAAATCGGAGCCCTCCACGAACATACTATTCGAGGTACTAGTTCCTATACTTGCTGTGTCGGTTGCTGCAATTCCGGGTCTTCTTCTATGGCTGCGGCACAAGCGCAGAAGAAACGTCCAACCAAACCAAGCAACCAACAATGGCATTGAGCCCAACGAGGAACACGACGAGGCTGACTTCGAGAGAGGGGTGGCCAGGCCGAGGCGGTACCACTACCGCGAGCTTGCCACCGCTACTGGTGACTTCGCGGACAAAAATATGCTCGGGCGAGGAGGTTTCGGCAGCGTGTACCAAGGCCGCCTCCAGAGCGATGTCAACTATGGCCAACAGGTGGCCATCAAGAAGTTTTCAGCAGAGTCGTCTCAGGGCAGGAGGGAGTTCGAGGCCGAGGTCAGGATCATAAGCCGGCTGAGGCATCGCAACCTTGTGCAGCTGTTAGGCTGGTGTGATAGCCCCAAAGGGCTCTTGCTTGTCTACGAACTTGTTCCAGAAGGGAGCCTAGATAAACACATCCATGACAACAAGAGGTTGTTAACTTGGTCCGAGAG GTACAAGATCATACTGGGATTAGGGTCAGCGTTGCGTTACCTGCACCAAGAATGGGAGCAATGTGTCGTGCACGGTGACATCAAGCCGAGCAACATAATGCTCGACTCGTCTTACAACGCCAAGCTGGGAGACTTCGGGCTCGCCCGGCTCGTAGACCACGGGACTGGCCTTCGGACGACGATGCACGTTCTAGGAACCGCCGGGTACATCGACCCTGAGTTCGTCAACACACGCCGGCCGAGTACCGAATCGGACGTCTACAGCTTCGGCATCGTCCTGCTCGAGATAGTCTCCGGCCGGCCGCCGGTGTTCCTGCCAGAAGGCGAGGCACCCTTCCTACTGCTGAAGTGGGTGCGGAGCCTGTACAGCCAGGGTGCGACCCTCGACGCGGTGGACCCGCGGCTGCGGGGTGACGAGGACGACGAGCGGCAGATGGAGCGAGCACTGGTCGTGGGGCTCTGGTGCGCGCGCCACGACCCGGCCGAGCGGCCCTCCATCGCGCAGGCCATGCTCGTCCTGCAGTCGGAGGACACGAGGCTGCCCGCGATCTCGCCGCAGATGTCCAAACTAGCGGCGATGCCCAGCGTTCTCTCCGTGCCCGAGCGCCGTGTCTCCGGCAGCTCTTTCTCCAGCGGCGTCCGCTCTTCAACGACTACCAGCACGACGACGCGTTCTTCGGAATCGTTTGCAACTGATCGGACCTATCCCAGGCCCGTTCCATGGTAA